The following proteins come from a genomic window of Geothrix edaphica:
- the hisIE gene encoding bifunctional phosphoribosyl-AMP cyclohydrolase/phosphoribosyl-ATP diphosphatase HisIE, with translation MDLDTLKFDSAGLIPGIVQDRTGEVRMVAWLNRESLQLTLDTGFVTFWSRSRQSLWVKGETSGNRLRLVQIRPDCDADALLIVADPEGPSCHRGTESCFDSSPEGGPNTAPWPATLPWLGRLEALLTSRQALADLDGSYTQKLFAQGVDRIAKKVVEEAGEVVIAAKNDNREEFLGEAADLLFHLDMLLLERGASLLDVVEVLHHRHAERTGGPA, from the coding sequence ATGGACCTCGACACGCTCAAATTCGATTCCGCCGGCCTCATCCCCGGCATCGTGCAGGACCGCACCGGCGAAGTGCGCATGGTGGCCTGGCTCAACCGGGAATCCCTCCAGCTCACCCTCGACACGGGCTTCGTCACCTTCTGGAGCCGCTCGCGCCAGTCGCTCTGGGTGAAAGGCGAGACCAGCGGAAACCGGCTCCGCCTCGTGCAGATCCGCCCCGACTGCGATGCGGACGCCCTGCTCATCGTGGCCGACCCCGAGGGTCCCAGCTGCCACCGCGGTACGGAGAGCTGCTTCGATTCCAGTCCGGAAGGCGGCCCAAACACTGCTCCCTGGCCCGCCACCCTGCCCTGGCTGGGCCGCCTGGAGGCCCTGCTGACGTCGCGCCAGGCGCTGGCGGACCTGGACGGCAGCTACACCCAGAAGCTCTTCGCCCAGGGTGTGGACCGCATCGCCAAGAAGGTGGTGGAGGAGGCCGGAGAGGTCGTCATCGCCGCCAAGAACGACAACCGCGAGGAGTTCCTCGGCGAGGCCGCGGACCTGTTGTTCCACCTCGACATGCTCCTCCTCGAACGTGGCGCCAGCCTGCTGGATGTGGTGGAGGTGCTTCATCACCGCCACGCTGAGCGCACCGGAGGGCCCGCCTGA
- a CDS encoding ATP phosphoribosyltransferase regulatory subunit has translation MPVRTPHFPDLLFGSAARLRRWEGALMGLLADHGYRELHPSLVLREAVPEGALRFFDGDELVALRWDFTVALAGLLARSFPTPPDRVAYAGAVFRRPVQPWEAVERFEVGCERIQPEGEPAAEADVELARMLMAIPGLIGLKSAILHLGNAALVRRPLEAEGLFGELADAVVAALSRRAPHRVREALDGHPSAARLSAHAEALLSELDGPGTLSALESSPYASLLEEERSHMDRALKTLLPILPPNLELRVDLADVAGLGFYTGPTLRLWAPGAQQELAAGGRYDRLFPDLGRPWQAAGFCVRLSRLLDLAATRPDLFEEPR, from the coding sequence ATGCCCGTCCGCACACCTCATTTCCCTGATCTGCTCTTCGGTTCCGCCGCCCGGCTCCGTCGGTGGGAAGGCGCCCTCATGGGGCTCCTTGCGGACCACGGCTACCGTGAGCTGCACCCCTCCCTCGTCCTGCGCGAAGCCGTGCCCGAGGGCGCCCTGCGCTTCTTCGACGGCGATGAGCTGGTGGCCCTGCGCTGGGACTTCACGGTGGCCCTGGCAGGTCTCCTGGCCCGCAGCTTCCCCACACCGCCGGACCGCGTGGCCTATGCGGGCGCGGTGTTCCGGCGGCCCGTCCAGCCCTGGGAGGCGGTGGAGCGCTTCGAAGTGGGCTGCGAGCGCATCCAGCCCGAAGGCGAGCCCGCCGCGGAGGCGGATGTGGAGCTGGCCCGCATGCTCATGGCCATCCCCGGCCTCATCGGCCTGAAGAGCGCCATCCTCCACCTGGGCAACGCCGCCCTGGTGCGGCGCCCCCTGGAAGCGGAAGGTCTGTTCGGTGAGCTGGCGGACGCCGTGGTGGCCGCCCTCTCCCGGCGCGCCCCCCACCGGGTGCGGGAGGCCCTCGACGGTCATCCGTCCGCCGCACGACTGTCTGCGCACGCCGAGGCCCTGCTCTCCGAACTCGACGGCCCAGGAACGCTCAGCGCCTTGGAATCCAGCCCCTACGCGAGTCTGCTGGAAGAGGAGCGGAGCCACATGGACCGTGCCCTCAAGACCCTGCTGCCCATCCTGCCACCCAACCTCGAGCTGCGGGTGGACCTGGCGGACGTGGCGGGCCTGGGCTTCTACACAGGCCCCACACTCCGGCTCTGGGCCCCCGGCGCCCAGCAGGAGCTGGCCGCAGGCGGCCGCTACGACCGCCTCTTCCCCGACCTGGGCCGCCCCTGGCAGGCCGCCGGCTTCTGCGTGCGTCTGTCCCGCCTGCTCGACCTGGCCGCCACCCGCCCCGACCTCTTCGAGGAACCCCGATGA